In Spirochaeta thermophila DSM 6578, the following proteins share a genomic window:
- a CDS encoding DUF5312 family protein, translated as MSDGIPGTAPVRKGFLGRILDIILGANDPARQKRRALRQIAKEIRRSKYRFYNPRSDEALPQLAQFFFQIYRVIGPAQTLLQHADSSKALRRLVVESFLPEEKRGILARLDPGALRVRVKEVSLEQLTEEVKGDLVELYDLCSRDRAERMNRVYETILYLVGFVKFDFYFLLKKFDASFPEQDPSYTPRFEPISAEYVVDDLKDFLDVIGPLDPGLPWQEVFPVLRLYKGVEVVDPRLWQRMFNALMAVKRSDILVKIVQHVEKNPAFQPEVRVSRQDIVEGVLEELRRDAEAVIRGLREEKRKMKLGQLLRMVFGTDAVARSRYYTEATASAFARHDVGTFLYVEPFNYLKAFLLDFYKRDVRMLAELFIVRGKWTAPQVSQELSDAYYRVMDIAQEVVELDESLSDEGERGQKIRQYLHRSGSGKEPAVKRVLKQYIDDVNEAVRRMVMETAQNLISIGKIFKSLIEDSQGSKREVILNWREVENAYEGEDLQRDMVETYKKIYYFIQILQLFFTRKRQPEE; from the coding sequence ATGAGTGACGGTATTCCGGGAACCGCCCCGGTGCGGAAAGGGTTTCTGGGGAGGATACTCGACATCATCCTGGGGGCGAACGATCCCGCTCGTCAGAAGAGGCGTGCCCTCAGACAGATCGCGAAGGAGATACGCAGGAGCAAGTATCGCTTCTACAACCCCCGGTCGGATGAAGCCCTCCCACAGCTCGCTCAGTTCTTCTTCCAGATATATCGGGTGATCGGTCCAGCGCAGACACTCCTCCAGCACGCCGATTCTTCGAAGGCGCTGAGGCGTCTCGTGGTGGAGTCCTTCCTCCCCGAGGAGAAGCGGGGGATCCTCGCCCGGCTCGATCCAGGGGCGCTCCGCGTGAGGGTGAAGGAGGTGTCGCTCGAACAGCTCACCGAGGAGGTGAAGGGCGATCTCGTCGAGCTCTACGATCTGTGCAGCCGCGACAGAGCCGAGCGGATGAACAGGGTCTACGAGACCATCCTCTACCTCGTGGGATTCGTGAAGTTCGATTTCTACTTCCTCCTCAAGAAGTTCGACGCTTCCTTCCCCGAGCAGGACCCCTCGTATACCCCCAGGTTCGAACCCATCTCGGCCGAGTACGTGGTGGACGATCTCAAGGACTTCCTGGATGTGATAGGGCCCCTCGATCCTGGCCTTCCGTGGCAGGAGGTCTTTCCCGTCCTCAGGCTCTACAAGGGCGTGGAGGTGGTCGATCCGAGGCTCTGGCAGCGGATGTTCAACGCCCTCATGGCGGTGAAGCGGAGCGATATCCTGGTGAAGATCGTGCAGCATGTGGAGAAGAATCCTGCCTTTCAGCCGGAGGTGAGGGTCTCACGCCAGGATATCGTCGAGGGGGTGCTCGAAGAGCTCAGACGAGATGCGGAGGCCGTGATACGAGGACTCAGGGAAGAGAAGCGGAAGATGAAGCTCGGCCAGCTCCTCAGGATGGTCTTCGGGACCGATGCGGTGGCGAGGTCCCGGTACTACACGGAGGCCACGGCTTCGGCCTTCGCCCGTCACGATGTGGGGACCTTCCTCTACGTGGAGCCGTTCAACTACCTCAAGGCCTTTCTCCTGGACTTCTACAAGCGCGACGTGAGGATGCTCGCCGAGCTTTTCATCGTGCGCGGGAAGTGGACCGCTCCCCAGGTCTCCCAGGAGCTCTCGGACGCCTACTACCGGGTGATGGACATCGCCCAGGAGGTGGTGGAGCTCGATGAGTCCCTGAGCGATGAGGGGGAGCGGGGGCAGAAGATCCGTCAGTACCTCCACCGGAGCGGGAGCGGAAAGGAACCGGCGGTGAAGCGCGTCCTCAAGCAGTACATAGACGACGTGAACGAGGCCGTCCGGCGGATGGTGATGGAGACCGCCCAGAACCTCATCTCGATAGGCAAGATCTTCAAGAGTCTCATAGAGGACTCCCAGGGATCGAAACGGGAGGTCATCCTCAACTGGCGTGAGGTGGAGAACGCCTATGAGGGGGAAGACCTCCAGAGGGATATGGTCGAAACGTACAAGAAGATCTACTACTTCATCCAGATCCTCCAGCTCTTCTTCACCAGGAAGCGGCAACCCGAGGAGTGA
- a CDS encoding outer membrane lipoprotein-sorting protein yields the protein MNTRRIASTLLVFLLAGGLLSALTPEEILDRVEENQTFSTFRGEGKMVITDRFGTRTKTFRFYAKGEEQSLIEFTSIDEAGQKILRTEDEIYLYYPDAEELIRLQGAALRESVAGSDLSYEDLTGGKELKDKYRVSIEGEETANGRPCYVLVLEAKVKDVAYPRQKLWVDKELFVGWKAQYFALSGKVLKEVEVKEIEEIKGHSIPVHYVFRDMLKRNSSTEFLISGIEVDIPLDERIFSLEELTW from the coding sequence ATGAACACACGACGCATCGCATCGACACTGCTCGTATTCCTCCTCGCAGGAGGGCTCCTCTCCGCCCTCACGCCCGAGGAAATCCTCGACCGGGTGGAGGAGAATCAGACCTTCTCCACCTTCCGGGGAGAGGGCAAGATGGTGATCACCGACAGGTTCGGCACCCGCACCAAGACCTTCAGATTCTACGCAAAAGGCGAGGAACAGTCCCTCATCGAGTTCACGAGCATAGACGAGGCAGGACAGAAGATCCTCCGCACCGAGGACGAGATCTACCTCTACTACCCCGACGCCGAGGAGCTCATCCGCCTCCAGGGGGCGGCCTTGAGGGAATCGGTCGCAGGCTCCGACCTCTCGTACGAGGACCTCACCGGCGGCAAGGAGCTCAAGGACAAGTACCGCGTGAGCATCGAAGGCGAGGAGACGGCCAACGGTCGTCCCTGCTACGTGCTGGTGCTCGAGGCCAAGGTGAAGGACGTGGCCTATCCCAGACAGAAGCTCTGGGTGGACAAAGAGCTGTTCGTGGGATGGAAGGCCCAGTACTTCGCCCTCTCGGGCAAGGTGCTCAAGGAGGTCGAGGTGAAGGAGATCGAGGAGATAAAGGGGCACTCCATACCGGTCCACTACGTCTTCAGGGACATGCTGAAGCGCAACTCCTCCACCGAGTTCCTCATCTCTGGGATCGAAGTGGACATCCCCCTCGACGAACGCATCTTCTCGCTGGAGGAACTCACATGGTAA